The Littorina saxatilis isolate snail1 linkage group LG1, US_GU_Lsax_2.0, whole genome shotgun sequence nucleotide sequence tgagagagaaagagactggtGGTTGTGCaagcaacatttttttctaaaacaaGTAGAGGGTGGTCTGCTTTTGTCATTTAAGGAAACCTAGCAATGACTGAACAGTTGATGACTAATCTTTGTTGTTTTACGTATCAAACACCAATGGGAATGATCGAGACACAGAAGAGCTATTCACCTACCTGCTGAGCGGGTATATTTTTTAGTCATCAGCTTGTTGGTTGGGTAACTGGTTTTCTTGCCTATTTTTTTTCATGGAAAAATCAATGTCATGTGATACATTTCCACAATTATTGGTTAGGTGCTGGAGGTCAGCTCGAACCATCTCCGCAACGTCAGCATGAGCAACCTGATGACTTCACAGGTCAACTTGCTGGACATCTCTGGAAACCCAAACCTAGCTGTTTCGTCACATGACCTGGAGGGTGTCAAGTaagccttttttttaaatctcaactTCAGTCCCTCCCTCCTTGCACACACAGTATTAgtctaagggaagtaactgttgTAACAGCAGACCGTCGGAGTTATCTACCTAGGAGGCACAACTGAATTAAGCCTATGGGAAAGGAACGCACACCTTGCAGCATTTAAATACAGCCCAGAACCCGCAAGCTTCGTTTTTACATGTCCTATACATCAAACCACCCACAAATACGAGAGAAAGTGCGTCGGATGCTTGCTGTTTCCTTGTGCAATGTAGCATGGAAGCCATCTTCCTGGGAAGCCTGGATCAGAAACATGTAGTCTAGCTGTTGAAGCAATAGAAAAACAAAGGTATCAAATTTATTTCGAAATAGTAGATCCTTCATAGGGAAGCTGTTTATCAGACTGACAGATTAATTCTGGATTGTCTCTTTGGAAACCTCGGATAGGTTTATCCCTCTACTGTAGTTTCACAGGTAGCCTACTCAAGACCTTCCCAAGCCATATTCAAGTTTGTCGAATCGCACCATACAAGAATAGCACCATACAAGAATACTTTTCTCGGTATGGTGAATGAATCGCCGGAGTTTTTATTTGCTCTACATAAAGACCAAACAgtattttgtttaaaatgtcaatatttttttctcaagaGCGACACAGAATCACCTGTCTTCTAAACGATTACTTTGCTGTTTCAGGAAGTCCAAGCGCCTGTGCATGGTGGACATGCGAGGTCAGAGCTGGTCAATGCAGGACCTTCAGACAGTGGATGACCCTCTGATGACGCGGCCCTGGCTCAGTGGACTCTCTCAAACCTCGGGTATCAGGAACAAGTCAGTATAGCCTCTTGCTGAATTACGTGTAACTTCGTCGTAGTTTTTGACGTTCGTATTTTGTACACGTCAGACACAGAGTTATTAACAGATGGAGGATGTTTTGTACAATATATTTAAAGTGGAGACGATATAAACGCACATGATGCTAGATAAGTTCTGCCATAGATCTCGCTTGGAGCTTTATCCTTGTATTGTATCTGAAGCTATAGAAAAGCAATTACGTGTTTTACAGAGTAGCATTCAAGGTTTGTTTTAAGACGCAGAAAGAACATATAATTTACAAAACTGATGTTGTGGAATTCTTCTCGGATAGCAGGTAGGTACATGTATCAACCGTCTTtaaggtgttgttgtttttcttttcttcttctttttttctcattaTTTCACGTCTATTCTACTCACCTCCTCTGAAGACACAGTGCTATATTAACGTTGCGGTTGTTGCCTTTCCTTCCAGGTTATCTGTGATGATAGTGAACAAGCCGTCAGTGAGTGACGACGGAGACGCAGTGTTCGCCATAGTGGACGGAGGGAGAAATGAGGAAGCCGCCAAGAGTCTAGCGGACAGCTTGGTGACCACGCTACAGGCCGAACTGACCCATCCTCACACCCACTCCGACTACATGAAGTACACTATGCTTACTGCCCACAGGTCAGTTGATTGGGAGGGGAGGGTCAAGTTTGCGCACTGTGAGAAAAGGAAGGAGGTTTGTGGCACAGTAAAGAGCTGAGAACATCTCCGAGCACAATGTAGAATATGAGGAATACATGGAACAAGTCTCTCAGCCTCTCTCTCGTTGGTGATTTTCTGTCGCAGTGAACATTTTTACCGACGTAGAAATTGAAAAACCATGCGCTGTCGTCAGTTTACGACTTCACTAagagtgattgagtttgctACCTGCGTGCCGGCGTTACTagctctgcctctctgtctgtctgtatgtctgtctgtctgtctgtctgtctgtctctctgtatgtctgtctctgtctgtgtgagtgtgtgtgtttgtctgcctgtctgtctagtctatctgcctgtctttgtgagtgtctgtctgtctgtgtgagtgcatgtgtgtgcgtgtgactctgtttctgtgtttttctgtctgcctgccggTTTCCTAACTTCCTTCGAGAAAAAAATAAGTCGCTCTCTGAATAATCGCCTTAATGTAACTGTTACAACACTTTTTGCAGACAACTGAAGGCATTGGGCCAAAAGTTGGGCGCCGCGGCAGCAGTGGTGCACATCTCTCGCCGTCACCACTCCCACCCCGCCCCCACCCGGCAAGACAAGGGTGGCAAGGGGGATTCTGGGAGCCGGGGGGAGTGGGCGTTACGGGTGGCCAACGTGGGGGACACGGAGGTGGTGCTGTGTCATCACGGACGCGTCATTCCCTTGACACGTCAGTTTGACGTCAATGTCGACCCGGAGGAGTGCCAGCGCGTCACCAAGTCTGGCGGGATCATCACGGAGGTGaggaatatgacgtcatgaatttgaatttttttttttcgttttgagGGGGGGCTGCGATTAACAGGGTTCaaataattgtttgtttgcttgattaATGAACGCTGTTATTCTAAGGGTGGTTTTCAACTGGTTGGATGGCATTATTGTCTTAAAGGTTAAAAGCAAATGTTCTAGATGATCTGCTTTGAAAAGTTCAGCGGCTAAAAGGTTTAAAATAAGGACAGCCTTTGTCACCTTTAGCAGAACGCTAATGTGGAAGCACCTGTCCCTAGCAGTAGGTTGGGAGATTAATAAAAATGCTTGTTTTTCGAATTTTAATCAGACGTATGTAACGCTTTAAGGGTATCAAACATTAGTGTGTGTATAGCCAGTGTCAATTGCTACATGTGACAATGTTCTTGTCTCTGCCAACAGGACGGGCGGGTGAACGGGGTAACGTTCAACACGCGGCTGCTAGGCTGCAGCTACCTGTTCCCGCACGTGATCCCAGAGCCCCACACGGCCAGCAGGGCGCTGGGCCACACAGACCGCTTCCTCATCATCGCCAACCAGGGGCTGTGGAAGGTGGTGACGCACGAGGAGGCGGTGCGCGAGGTGCGTGACGTCACGGACCCCGTGGTGGCGGCCAAGAGGCTGCAGGACCTAGCCCAGGGCTACGGGTCGCGGGAGAACATCGCCGTGGTGGTGGTCCGGCTGATGCTGACGGAGGCGGAGAGGCTGAGGGTGCAGGAAGCCCTGTCCACCCAGAGACAAAGCCAGCGGGAGCTGCTGCGGGTGCTCAGCCGGCGCTCGGACCTGTTGGAGCTGCGTGACGGAGTCCCGCCCACCCCCGAGCTGTGCGACGTCGTTATCGACCGGGCAGGGCGCGCCAAGAAGTCTAGCAGGGGCAGCGGCAGCGGGCCTAGGTCGGCAGACTCGCAGCACAGGTCTTCCGCCTCAGAGTCCTCCACGTCCTCGGACAACACGGAAACGAAGAAAAGCGGCAGTCCAACGGaggaaacgaagaagaagaagtcctcCAAGGTTAGCAgcagcaccaccaccagcaGTAACGGTACTCAGAGAAGCGGGTCGTCCAAGCTGTACCGCAAGAAGGACGAGGGCCAACCCGCGTCCAACACGTGGGAGTCTGTGCTGAGCAAGCGTCTGGCCGAGGAGGTGAAAAGCAAGGAGCTGAAGCATGCCTTCCTCGCCCAGGACGACGACGAGGACGAGCAGGCGGAGAACAATGTCATCGACTTCAGCAGCGAGAAGCCTGACCCGCGCAAAGAGGAGGGCCTGGAACAGCCCAACTGGCGGGCGGATATCAAGCGGAAGAAGGCGGAGGGGCCAGAGGAGTGGACCCAGGCCATGCAGGAGAGACTGGCCCACGAGGTCAAGCACAGAGAGATTCTCCGCGAGCTGGCCCTCAAGCAAGGGGGTAAGGTGGAGGAGGAGAAAGACCATCGCAACCACCACCACGACCACAATCACCAGCCCCGGAAAGACGGCGAGGACGGTCAGAACAGCAACTGGTCTACGCTGACCAAGAAGAAGGACAAGAGCGAGAGTGAGGCAACACGAAAAGTGACCACACCCAGCAAGAGCCTTTCTTTCCACGGTAACGCTCCGGACGTGGTGCGCTCTCACGACGCGGGTTTCAACAATCGACGCTCCGTCTCCCCGCCCCCTcgtcccccctccaccaccaagCCCAAACGGTCCAAACTCCCCTCAATGTCTTCCTCAACCAAGTCCCACAAacccccacctcctcctccaccttCATCACCACCCCCACCTCCACGACCACCACCGccgcctccaccaccacctcTTCCCCCACCACCGCCCTCGAGACACGTCTTCCGCAACATCACGCCAGCTCCTTTACGGGACTCGCTGGTCTCGCTAGACGACTTCAAGAAGGACGTGGTGCGGAGCTCCAACATCGACCGCGACGCCATCTTGTTCCACCAGATGCAGATGGCCCGCGTGCACAGCGGCAGCAACGCCAGCCTGACCTCCATCCAGTCCGACCCGCTTTACGCCTCCGTCAGGGAGGTCTTCTCTCCCAACCTGCCAGCCTCCTCGCGCAGCATCGAGGTGCTGGTGCACTCCCGCCAGCACTTCCAGCGAGGGAGAAACCCTGAGGAAGAGTTCGACTCCACCAATGTCCACcccgacgatgatgacgatgacgacgacgaccacGCTTACTACGAAGACGATGACGACCTGGACAACATCAGCCACCACAGCGACAGCACGCTGATGGACGTGGAGGTGGTGGATGGCTTCGACGTCACTGTTGAGTCCCTGTATGACCACATCCGCGAGCGACGCCGCATGATGGCCCAGAGCGACAGCAAGACCAACGTGTGGAGCGGGGAGAATGACGCAGATTCCGACACGGACACGCTGATCGATGACGCAGAGATCAGACTGCAGGGGGAGGTTGACGACGAAGCGGAAGAGCTGTTCGGGCGGCGGGAGGTCGATGTGATGTTGGAAGAGCAGCGGGAGGCGGGCGACCGCGAGGTGGAACAGCTGTACGCAGCAGTGGACAAGAGGAAAAACGGAGAAGGGGTTGGCGGCGGGGGTATGGGTAGGGGTGGAGATGGGTTTAAGGGGAGTGGTGACGGTCTTACCAACGGAGGGTTGGGTCACGTGGATTCGGACTCGTGCAATAGAGATTCCCCGGCCTACCTGACTCCCTTCGTGTCTTCCTTgccaccccctcctccctcccctcccctagTCCCCCCACCTCCGCCACCacttcctcccccacccccgccaCCTCCACCTTCGTCGTTCCTGCCGCTTGTAGGCAGACTGCCAAATCAAAGAAGTGTGATCATAACGTACTTATAGCCACACTGTTGTTCACGCCAGCTACATGGCAGACAGACCCCCAGACGGACTGTCAAATCAGAGGAGCGTGATAATAAAATTTTTGTATCCACATTGTTGTTCACACGACATTGCAGACAGTCCCCCAACACACAGTCAAATCAAAGGAGCTTGTTCATAACATTCCCGTAGCCACACTGTTGTTCATGCTAAGATGACAGACTGGCAAGTTACTGCATACCCAATCCATGTGTTCATACAACACGCTACTGATGCGTTACCCCTGTTTTTGTACCCAAAGTCTTGTTACGCTGTATTTCGCACTCAACAGCAGAAACTGTGCTATACTCGTCAAAAGAAACTGGGCATGCTCGTCTCGGTTTAGATCTTTGATGTGAGGCTGTTTATTTCAAAAACCATTATTATTGTAAGAAAGGCCCTTCGTTTCCTCACTGTTTACACGATTTTACACGATGTAATTCCGCGATTGCATACCAAACAGTATAGGTTTCATTCTTGATGCTGTTTTTAGAGGGTCATGCACAAAACAGAAAACGCCACATTTCATTTACTGTTCGGCGCACAAACATTCACGGCAGTGTGATAACACATAtattagacacaatacacacacatatatatatatattagtcGATTGAATTATAAACGATGTTGTTGGAAGCTACAAAAAAATTTTACATATATGAATTCTACCTCATCGCAAAGATCTACATTAAAACTCACCTGCGTAGTTTCTTTTGACGAGAAGTGCAGATCATTAGATACAAGCTGTATTGTTATGCCGTTCCTTATACCCAGCAGCAGAAACTGAGTATAACATTTGACGAAACAAGGTACTCGATGCCAAACTTTGATGTTTGCAAGTGTAACTGTTGGTAGTCAATCGCATGGCTTGATTCAAGATAACCTATGTTTTGTGAAATATGTGTTCATTCTGGAGAatcacatctatatatatatacgactagtgtctgtgtgtctgtgtgtctgtgtgtctgtgtatctgtctgtgtgtctgtgcgcgatgcgcggccaaggttctcgatggatctgcttcaaatttggtgggcttattcagagagaccccggacacaacctcatcgatgagatatttcaacaagtgctctcagcgcgcagcgcggaaccgattttggttccacctcagctattttggttccacctcagcttacccgggcccccataccgacacaccatagccgctacaccacatcacaacgccaaagttctcggtggatctttttcaaatttggacaccgtattcagctacaccccggacacaatatcatcgatgaaatatttcaacacgtgctctcagcgcgcagcgctgaactcattttcgtttttgcgttcatttcaccattataagtaactcttccttatcttctccagtgtttggcgtttatctcccttccttcgtgtggctttcccgttcagttctaagttactattactatttttagaatgtcactgcgctgtccactgcgctgtccagaacgcttcccttgcacccatAAGTTGTTCTtcctgtcaaagtgaaaaggtcgaatcaatttatagccacgtgaaaaatacactctcacctatctctatatatttatagatacagatatgcatatatatatacggcttctctgtgtgtgtgtgtgtttgtgtgtgtgtgtaggcaaaaacctatgtattatagagttctgtttgtgatggggtctagcggcttttgtctgtctgtatgttctggcatgtgagaagccacagcagataatatagggctaagaaataagctctaaatttctcaatcccgtttgacaggacttcgcctttcaaaggtgattgtggtgaaccgccacgctgtctgtctctgtcgcgccggccgttcaccccaaattcccgtttctgagagtgactatttttagaatgtcactgcgctgtccagaacgcttcccttgcacccgtaagttgttcttactgtcaaagtgaaaaggtcgaatcaatttatagccacgcgaaaaatacactctcacctatctctatatatttatagatacagatatgcatatatatatacggcttctctgtgtgtgtgtgtgtttgtgtgtgtaggcaaaaacctatgtattatagagttctgtttgtgatggggtctagcggcttttgtctgtctgtatgttctggcatgtgagaagccacagcagataatatagggctaagaaataagctctaaaattctcaatcccgtttgacaggacttcgcctgcagaggtgattgtgatgaaccgccacgctgtctgtctctgtctcgcgatacaccccggcgaagccgggtattcctctagtataatATATATGACCAGAttgttatcttcttcttcttctgcgttcgtgggctgaaactcccacgtacactcgtggggtttttttgcacgagtggaattttacgtgtatgaccgttttttaccccgccatttaggcagccatacgccgttttcggaggaagcatgctgggtattttcgtgtttctataacccaccgaactctgacatggattacaggatctttttcgtgcgcacttggtcttgtgcttgcgtgtacacacgggggtgttcggacaccgaggagagtctgcacacaaagttgactgagaaataaatctctcgccgaacgtggggacgaactcacgctgacagcggccaactggatacaaatccagcgcgctaccgactgagctacatccccgccctgaatTGTTCCACTCATGTACCAATTGTTCCACTCATGTTCCAATTGTTCCACTCATGTAccaattgtttttctttttaacattttctcCCTTATaagtggagggagggggggagggcagGAAGGGAGATCGGGAATGGTGGGATGGGGAAAAAAACATTGCAAATCCGCAATTTCATTGTTTCAGCAAAACGAATTTTTGACGAATGTTTgtaagtaaaaacaaaaatggttgGAGGTGCCACAGCAGTCTTACATAATCTCcagcaaaataaaaagaataagacTGTTTGCAGTGTCATATATGTGCATGCATGCGAATATGTTTGCACGTGaggatgtgtttgtgtatgcgtgtgtggtAGCCAGAGAGAGAcccagaaatagagagagagaaaaagagagagagtgtgtgtgcgtgtgtgagcaaGTGAGGTGTAGAAatagagggtgtgtgtgtgtcacagtgtgtgtgtgtgtgtgtgtgtgtgtgtgtgtgtagttgaaaACTGTTTATAATATAAAAAGTATATCTCTACAAGTactacttacttactgcctttcacgcctggtggcgtgtagggcagcgacaagTACTACTGCTGGGTGTAAACTATTACTACAGCTGAGCTCTTTAGCAGACAGGTTGCTTGTTCTGTTGCAATGTATCAAACATGTTGGAGTGATGGTTCAGTGATACACTTGCATTCTGTGTGAATAAACATTTTTCATTTCACGTTGAAGCATTTGTTTGTTGTGGACGCATGCGTGCCAAGCAAGCTCAAATGGTATTTATAAAGGCATGATGATTACTGCCTTTGGGTACTGTTCGGGTGGTGGTTTGAGGTACTTTCCCTACTAATAAACTATCTGATATCGTCCTAGTGGTTCATAATTCGGTTTTGGCTTGGATTAATTATACCAAACACCATCACCGCTTTAACTGGCCGGACATTTGTTTCACATTCAAAAATCAAATCGGTTGTGTGGTGCTACGAGACTAGCCCAGTGCTCATCCACATAACAATGCTTCCCCATGGACTGGTTTTCGTTGAGATGTATTCCTACATTTTCCGGACATTGTAAGCCATGTCACTTGTATTATCGGTATATCTCAACAAACGTAAATGTAAGTGCAGGCCTATGTGTGACTGGTTACATAAATGTGCATTTAAATCGCATTCTGATTTTGTTACTTCAAACAGTCTCTGCTTCAAACGATTGTAAAAGATTGAAGTATGATACTACAAAATATGCCGACAAGTGGCTAAAAGATTTAAACCGAATTGTCATTGTAAAACCACACAAAGGATCACTGAAGGTATTTAAATTGCATCTAAATTTAGTACAATATTGTTCAGACAAAATTAATAGTTTATGACAAGCACAGTAGTTTTGGCACAATCGTTTTTGATGTAATGCACATctgcaaacatacacacacacacacacacacacacatgcacacacagatttatttatcggagtcaactttgtgcagactctctttggtgtccgaacacccccgtgtgcacccatgcgcacgaaaaagatcccaatttcacagcgaaagtgtgtgtgtgtgtgtgtgtgtgtgtgtgtgtgtgtgtgtgtgtgtgtgtgtgtgtgtttgtgtgtccaaacacagcaaaacagaacagaacaaatatgtgaccctccaccacggaatgagtcgcatgtcacctttgcatgattttcatatttttacattttcctaaagagtttgttatgctctatccagtggtgaaaaccgttttagaaaagagcggaaactgtttgagttatacgcctgtgactaaggtgaccctcacactgttaccatacactctccggacttatatcaagcctagcgcagaaccgcgcgaggtgacatgcgactcatttcgtggtggagggtcacatatatgctGTATTTTGGTTTGGCAATTTCAGAACGCTTTATTAGCAAAACCATCAGAAATAgtacacaaaaatattttgccATTTTATTGAATAGATCAGACATTCTGGAAAATAGTATAAAAAATTTCAAAAACTTTACACAAAATTTGGAATATACCCGGCGAAAATACAAGCTTGAAAAACAAATGTTGCTAAAGTTCGAATCTCATTCACAGATTTGACTGCCGGATACAGATGTATGTAAGGTGCATTTTCGAGAACTACTTACACTATGTTCATAAGTGACAAGGGGTATCAGCCCCAGTGAAAACTCTTTCCGATCACACGCGAATGAGCTTAGCTTTGACAACCAGTAAGTTTTCGCTTGTTTCTACACCTTCACGAATATCTTCCTGCAGTTAAATATGCATGAGATTTAAGGGGAGTTCACACATTTTCCTGTATTTTCAGGAATATATTGTTAAAGTTTATaaattcagatttgaaaaaaaatctaaacttTACTTCTCTTGGCCACGTGGAGGTATTAAGAACATGGTAAaataacaaacaagaaaagcatATGCTCATACGACTAACCTTCGTCATAAATTATCTGAATCAGAAACGAATTATATGCTGCCCTTTCTCGATAAACGTTCAGGAAAATTATAATTTGCTACTGACTCAATCTCGATTCCATTGTGACCAATACATTTGACTAAGATCAAGCAGTATTATGCCGAGCCTGTAAGTCAttacagttttgtttttcaataCGTCTCAGCATAGTCTACGCAAAACGCTCTTTTCAAACAGTTAAAAAGTAAATACATTTAATTAAATCCTACCAGCAAAAAGTTCAGGTAAAATGAGACACAAAATAACTTTCTCATCGAAAAACCATAAGTGTACTAAGTTTCATAATGAAGCTACAAACATTGGtataattatttttaaacaatGTCAAATTAAACGGGAAAAATCCATCttattttttatgttgttgttgtggttgatgttgttgtttttgttgttgttgttgttgtcaagcaGTGCAATGCCCATAAGTCATTTAAATTTTCTTTTCGAAAACGTCTCAACATATTCCACACAAAATACTTTTTTCATACTGTTacagttaaaaaaataaattacattgAAAACCCATCCAACAAGTCGGGGAGAGCGAGAAAGAAACGAGACCCCAACAATTTTGCTAGCAAAAAGTTAAGGTAAAATTAGACACAAAATCCATTTTCCTCAAAAAGCTATGTGTACCAAGTTTGATAATGTAGCTACAAACATTTATCATAATAATGTCAGAATAATGGAATAATGTCAGTAGTTGCATATTTTTGAATACAGGAAAACAAATttgttcgcagaggttacacgatcagtccagcactggtgataaatgttgtcgttttctccaactcctgtcgactgccgtatagtttggtctgcaagggagttggtgacggccacacttcttttcgttcctcatctagtaagggacatcgctgtaagatgtgttccgctgtttggtcttcttggccgcaggcacaggttggtgatggcgccagcttgaactttcggttcatgtgagcattgagcctgttgtggccagtacgcagcctgatgaggttgacttgctgctctctggacattgtgtggtagtcatctctgtttgtccttggcctcatcaatgccttgatgattgtcttctgctcactaaagctgacagtGTTTTCAGGTTgatcttccacggctccttctttcgccagctcatctgccctttcatttcctggtatcccacagtgtgctggtatccactggaggacaactcttctggtttgtctgaccatctgtaatgctttggccagctgtgggagtttgtcgttctctagggcctgaaggactgaaagggcgtccgagaggaagacaacttggtagcaagggtctgcggagtcctgaaccaaggaggcggcctgcatgagaacTTCTGCTTGaactgctttatagtttgtgcagtgtttgccagtggcaacgctggatgtagctgtatgtcccccagggaactggatcagaatgccagcacctccattgagcacggcgttagttgctgatccatcggtgtatacat carries:
- the LOC138973340 gene encoding PH domain leucine-rich repeat-containing protein phosphatase 2-like isoform X1, giving the protein MSARSGGGGVLGPPPPQGLRQGGGGGGGVGGSGVGGGGEQGFSSNNSGSGSVFPHGSPARSPQRVSSETSSQGSVVRVSRTSLAESHNHSYSRQTGSGLQGGSGGGTGFNKTYHGSQAWWKVGEFMRPGLTHQSVGLTLNNDTNNHVEDTWDLSDSLADLFKEVNSRDQNGPSQPGGGGRGGGGGSRVGSRGGGKPNVNGANDSWKNVDVPRWIADDTSHGFIRVSSSESDDNSRLFPCTLSTTAQKICMQLGIPHNALHVQLNGDIIRRMEPFDCPLAVQNEYLASIGYGDIRRIQEEGAKEELRYLVKFYSGKPVSDSTYSRNQLTSWVYVRKGKLLHQWVRRLCVISGTRLLIYRDKGAKPTVVQLAKGSVEEVQIKGQTHVLKLTSTLQGERSLYMSFTSQSDYGKWLKKTKKATSKLPTKADLSSCHLEFLPETVFINEDLQILVLRHNALRERPIEEDIYTIGWLDDLPRFQSLRSLNLADNDLRVFPLALCLIRTLVELNLASNKLEEVPPQIAELTSLQVLHLHNNQLSALPEEVTGMKNLAVMVLAFNHFTAIPNVLLQAHHAHFQVDSIIMAGNQISRLPTDMLMYMSHIKKVDLRMNKLQLLPTETAKFRSLEHVTHIDIRDNQVLDLDIRAIRCLEYLNCDRNGMRSLQVNGTSLKNLFASHNNLEMLSVNPKPEWLVSMDVSNNKLSKLPGWLGDCYFLVRLDVSHNCLKSLSEKLFTDARKLKILKANHNQLNALPPSVQNCIIEELHLEHNEIRTLSSELFIQANRLRCLNLTRNKLCDLPAPHHNDSFNKLQELYMSYNNLGNAAMAKVCCFPRLRVLHVAANKVSVIEERDLEKLEQLQELNVSSNMLTYLPSCLGRHPRLQVLRANCNLLQELPCFKNSSALKVLEVSSNHLRNVSMSNLMTSQVNLLDISGNPNLAVSSHDLEGVKKSKRLCMVDMRGQSWSMQDLQTVDDPLMTRPWLSGLSQTSGIRNKLSVMIVNKPSVSDDGDAVFAIVDGGRNEEAAKSLADSLVTTLQAELTHPHTHSDYMKYTMLTAHRQLKALGQKLGAAAAVVHISRRHHSHPAPTRQDKGGKGDSGSRGEWALRVANVGDTEVVLCHHGRVIPLTRQFDVNVDPEECQRVTKSGGIITEDGRVNGVTFNTRLLGCSYLFPHVIPEPHTASRALGHTDRFLIIANQGLWKVVTHEEAVREVRDVTDPVVAAKRLQDLAQGYGSRENIAVVVVRLMLTEAERLRVQEALSTQRQSQRELLRVLSRRSDLLELRDGVPPTPELCDVVIDRAGRAKKSSRGSGSGPRSADSQHRSSASESSTSSDNTETKKSGSPTEETKKKKSSKVSSSTTTSSNGTQRSGSSKLYRKKDEGQPASNTWESVLSKRLAEEVKSKELKHAFLAQDDDEDEQAENNVIDFSSEKPDPRKEEGLEQPNWRADIKRKKAEGPEEWTQAMQERLAHEVKHREILRELALKQGGKVEEEKDHRNHHHDHNHQPRKDGEDGQNSNWSTLTKKKDKSESEATRKVTTPSKSLSFHGNAPDVVRSHDAGFNNRRSVSPPPRPPSTTKPKRSKLPSMSSSTKSHKPPPPPPPSSPPPPPRPPPPPPPPPLPPPPPSRHVFRNITPAPLRDSLVSLDDFKKDVVRSSNIDRDAILFHQMQMARVHSGSNASLTSIQSDPLYASVREVFSPNLPASSRSIEVLVHSRQHFQRGRNPEEEFDSTNVHPDDDDDDDDDHAYYEDDDDLDNISHHSDSTLMDVEVVDGFDVTVESLYDHIRERRRMMAQSDSKTNVWSGENDADSDTDTLIDDAEIRLQGEVDDEAEELFGRREVDVMLEEQREAGDREVEQLYAAVDKRKNGEGVGGGGMGRGGDGFKGSGDGLTNGGLGHVDSDSCNRDSPAYLTPFVSSLPPPPPSPPLVPPPPPPLPPPPPPPPPSSFLPLVGRLPNQRSVIITYL